DNA from Chitinivibrionales bacterium:
CCAGAAAAAACAGGGATGCACTAACATCAAAAAGCCGCTTCAGGTAGACCCGAAGGCCTTTCATGCTTCCTGTATAGTGGCGGATTATTTCGGTATCGTCGATGATATCGGTTTCGATTCTCGATTTCTGACGGTCAAAGAAATAAGGGGTGTAGTGAATGACTATACCCTGCTCTTCGCAGGCAACCAGAAAACGGTTGATCCATTTGTAAAATGAATTGACCGGAAGTGCAATAAATATTTCATCGACAACATGATGGCGGATATATTCAAAAACCTCTTCCAGATTACATTTAATCTCATAACCGGCTTTCCGGCATCGCTCGGTACCATCCCATTCATTATCGACAAAGCCTTGGAGATGATAACCAAGTTCGGGTTTCTTTTCAATTTTTGCTGCAAACCCAATCGCCCGTTGATTTGTACCGATAATCAGCAGATGACGAAGGTTTCTTTTTTGAAGGCGGATGCTTTTCAGGATTGATCTAAGGATAAAACGCATTGCTATCATTGCTGCCGATGTGATGATCCAGAAAATGCCTATGAATTTCAGGCCGGAAGGTGGTCTTCTGAAGAGAAGGGTGATAAAATAATAAGCCGCCATGCAGATCGCTGTCGCTTTCAATACATCAAATATTTCACTCCGCAATGATGTTAATCGCTTGCTGTCGTAAAGGCCGAACAAAGCAAAGATAAAGCGCCATAACAATAAAAGTGAAAATATCCACAAAACATCATAAAGCTTGATCTCGGACGCCAGTATTCTTCCTCTATGTATAAAGTCTCCTTCATAAAGAGAACTCATCAATGAAATAAAAAAACAGGCAAATATGGCGATAATGTCGCTGATTTTAAACAATTCCGATAACACCCGACGGCTGTTGTGTGTCACATTACCTCCATCTGTACCGGTATAATTTTAAGGCGCAGGATAACGGGCGGTGCGTTTACCGTCTCCTATTATATAACCCGCTCACAAAAGCGAGTCATGCATAAACATGACCTATAAAATGATTAAATATTATTAGAGTTCGATAAGGATTATGTAATTTCATCTTTACCACTATTTGTCCGGCTTTATAAGCGGTCGGAATCAATGCTTCAATGTTTGACTACTATTAGGCTTCTGTTATAAAAGGATTATTCGACGGGCAATAAATTGCCGTAATTAAAAAAAGAATTTGATTCCATGATTTATTTTGTATCGGTAAACAAAAGACTACTTCCTCGAAAGGATCCAATAGCCTTACAACTGCAAAAACCCCGCACTCTCCTCTTCGCCAAAAAGCGATTCTATCTGTTCATCATTCATTCCTTGGATCAGATAGGAATAGCTGTTGTTTTTTCGCAGAAGCTGGACTTCGGTGTCCAGGTCGGCGGGGGTGCTGATTATAAATGTTTCCCCATTTTTTGTTTTGATTTGCACAACCTCTCTGCGAGCCAGTTTTAATAGCTCATGAACTGAATACTCGCGCAGTGAAATGTCGACTGTTTTCATAAGCCCCTCCTGGTGTTGGCTGATTTCCCTGCCGCTGTAAATAGCGTGCCGGCCCTTTCCCTTGTTTCAAGGACGGGGCCGGCATTTGTAATAGGATCAGTATATAAAATTATCAATGCATGATAGAAATGAATTAAGTGCCTATTAGTTTTTATTGAGGAAAAACAGGTGACAGGGAGAATCTGA
Protein-coding regions in this window:
- a CDS encoding exopolysaccharide biosynthesis polyprenyl glycosylphosphotransferase, producing MTHNSRRVLSELFKISDIIAIFACFFISLMSSLYEGDFIHRGRILASEIKLYDVLWIFSLLLLWRFIFALFGLYDSKRLTSLRSEIFDVLKATAICMAAYYFITLLFRRPPSGLKFIGIFWIITSAAMIAMRFILRSILKSIRLQKRNLRHLLIIGTNQRAIGFAAKIEKKPELGYHLQGFVDNEWDGTERCRKAGYEIKCNLEEVFEYIRHHVVDEIFIALPVNSFYKWINRFLVACEEQGIVIHYTPYFFDRQKSRIETDIIDDTEIIRHYTGSMKGLRVYLKRLFDVSASLFFLALSFPLLLLIAIIIKVTSQGPVFFVQRRLGLNKRIFKMYKFRTMVPNAEQIQKELETKNEAKGPVFKIRNDPRITPIGRFLRKTSLDELPQLINVFMGDMSLVGPRPLPVRDYNGFENDRFRRRMSVPPGITCIWQANGRHNIPFDQWMEMDLDYIDNWSLGLDMRIICKTVQSVLQGTGAS